The DNA sequence GTGGAGATCTCTGCTGGCTGTCGATGGCACTGGGGCACAACAGGCCATTCTCGTGAAGCCGTGATCGGTCCACTGTGACTATGGTGTTCAGCTGCGATGTGGAAACAGCTGCTGTCCACTCCTGCTCCTTTTCCAGCAGCGTCCGGTAACTGGTGCCTCCATTCTCCTTTTGTTCTGCCTCCATTTCCCCCTCTCTGGGTTTGTAGATGGGGTTGTTGCACATGTGTGCCACAGGATGAGGGATGTAGTCATAAACATGGCCTGGAGGTTTCTCAGGCGTAGCCGCTGTAGCCCGTTCCTCAAATTGCATCTGAATCCCAGTCAGATCCACCTCCTGCCTCTTTCTGAAAGGCACATCTTTATTCCTCCGTCTTCTCAGGACGAATGCGAAGAGGCCAGCCGCTGcaaaaacagcacaaataaaCAGAACCAGCAAACTCAGGATCAAGACAGAGAGTGGGACCGCAGATCCTGCAGATGATGGAGAAGCGTGGCCTGATCCTGATGTGCTTTGGGAAGTAACATCGAGAGCCGGGGAGCTTGGAGCAGCATATTTCAACTCTGGACATATAACCTCCGCCTCCAAACTGCGAAGATCCTTTCCAGTATGACTCTCAGGAGTCCTGCAGATGACTTCACCAACCACAATGACAGAGCTCAGCTTCTCCACCCACCGTTTGAGTGGCACAATTGCACAAGTGCAGTCCCATGGATTCTGCTGCAGGTCCACCTGCACCACAGCTCGCAGATGCTCCAGCACACCCTCCACAGGCAGGTGAAGGAAGTAGTTGTTGCGCAGGTTCAGCCTGGCCAGAGACGTTCCAGCAAAAGCATCCGCGGGAAGGGCACGCAGCAGGTTGTCATTCAGGAAGACCAACTGCAGATTTGGCATCAGACTGAAAGCtgccggctccagctcccgGATTACGTTGTACTCCAGGTAAAGGTAGCTCAGAGCGTGAAGACCACGGAACATTCCAGGGGTCAGACGCTCAATGTCGTTCCCATTCAAATACAGGCTCTTCAAGTTGGGCAAGTTGATAAATGCACTCTCCTGGACATACGATATCCGGTTGTTTCCCAGATGGAGCAAATCCAGGCTTGAGAAGTTCCAAAAGTCTGACCTATAGATCTTCTGGATGAGGTTCCCACTCAGATAGAGCTTCTTGGCATTGAGTGGGCGGGGCAAAAGCTCCGAAATGTTGTGGAAAGCTTTCTCTTTGCAGTTCACTGTCAATCCCAGGTCACTGATGTGCAAGTTGCATGTGCACCCTGCGGGGCAAATTATTGGGATAGGGGGCCGAGTCTGATAACCGGGCACAGGTGGCTGATTGGGACCTGGATAGATGCTTCGTGCTGTGGGTGGAGTTTTTGTGGGTCTTGGACGTTTTGTAGGCTTTGGATGCCTCTCCCTGTATTCCACTGAGGATGCTGTGTTGTGGAAggacgaaagcatggacgaggGTTTGGTGGGCCATGCTCTCTCCCCAACCAACTGCAATCTTGGCACGCCATATTTGGCCTCAATCTCAGCCTCAGAAAGCGTGGGGCACAGCTCTCGTCTTGTGATCTCACGCAAGTCCTTGCCATGCAAGTGAAATGGATGCTCGCAAGCCACGTCACCTACAAGCGCAGCGTACGGTATTCGCTCCAGCCACGATTTGAGCTGCACAATTTCACAAGCACAGTTCCATGGGTTCTCTTCCAGCTGGATCTCCATGAGGGCACGGCCCACATACTCCAGAGTTCCTTGATAAGGCAGGTTCTTTAAGCGGTTGCCTCGCAAGTCAAGGTGCGTTAGCGACACAGACCTGAAAAGTGAGCTGGGCAGAACAGGTATCAAATTGTCATTGAGGATAAGCACTCGGAGCTTGTGCAAATTGCGGAAAGCCCCACTTTCTATCCTCTTGATGACATTGTAATCCGCCTGCAGATACTCAAGGCTCTCCAGGCCCAGGAACGTGTCATTCCTGAACACCTCCAGCTTGTTCTCATGCAGGAAgagcttttttaaaatggcaagGCCATTGAAAGCACCTGCGTGGATGTCCTGCAATGCATTGTTTCCAAGGTTTAGAGACACGGCATTGTTGAGATGCAGGAAGCTGTTGAAATACAGCCTCCGCATAGCGTTCCTCTGCAGGTTGAGCTTGAAAGGTCTAGTCCAGGTCTGAGAGATCTGGCTGACGTTGGTGAAGCCCTTGCTGTCGCAGTGGACGTGGAAGACCCCCTCCTTGACCTCACAACTGCAGGGGTCGAAGCACGGCTCATCCACTTCCTCCGACTCATCCAGGAGAGGGATCGGCGTGGTGCATCCTAAAGCGATCGAGCTCAGCAGGGTTACCCACAGCATGCTGCCGCCGAGAACCTGGTGGAGGTACGGCCAACAGCCACGtcacagcactgagagagagagaaggaaagagcaagggttttcattttttacagtCTTAACAGACTCTTAAGTGTGCAGTTTTCTAAACACTAAAATGTCCATTCTCTTTAGCACTGTATTGTCACAGCGAAAAATAACCATcatgaataaaaatgtgatCAAGAGGAAAGAAACTCAGATTTAGAGCTAAGAGAATGTATTAAGATACTCATGGATTTTTACATTTAGCTCGCTTTGGTTGTGTGGGGACTTTTCCctttttgtaaattattcatACATTTTGTAAATCTAGAAAGTATCTTAGACTCCCCAGTGTTAcagctgtgtgagagagatattCAGAGCAAAGGGTATACACTGTTCTCGGTCTGTTGCTCATGGAAATGTTTTCAGAGCTTTACATCCAGCTGGTGAGGTGGTAGCGAGAGCTTTCTCCTAAGCAAACATTGTACAAAATGTATGTCATTTCCATCGTTAATTTAAACAGAGCTAAGAGGACTAACGTTGGTAGTCATGGAAACAACACTGGACTTTTACACTGGGTTTCACTctaagcaacaaaaaaaaatattacaataaaagtGTCCTTGTTTTTCAGAATAGTAGAACAGATGGAAATACTTTTTAAAAGGTTGGTTGAAGACCCTGGTACTTGAGGAATTCCATCACAGCGAAGAATTTAACCATGTAATGAACCCTCTATGGATACGAATGACTCTTTGAATCGCCACAGTTATAGATCCACACTATCAGAGCTTCAATCCTTGATTAACGTGATTTAAAAGCAACCTCTAGCATTTTCaatgtgttaatatttaatgatgaatgaactAATAAAAATGATTCAGAAGTGATTAAAATGACATATGGTTCCATTAATTTCCATTCAGATTCTAGAAGGATTTCCCGAACTCTTCCCACAGTTTtggagaaaaaatatataaccaCTGCCTTTAATTTAGAACTCCCAATAAATCACAGAAGGGTGACATGCAAAAGAATTTCTCTTTTGAAAAGTTATGATGGTTAGTTTGGTCAGTGACTTTAGACCTATATGTAATCTAGGTTGGACCTAATATATCTGGGTTTTCTGGGTGTTTATACATGAACAATATGTACAAACATCAGTTTAAATGCACCAGGTTTCTAAGCTGTCTAGGAATGTCGAAGCTAAAATAACACACGCCTAGCTTACAAGAAAAGTTACGTATTTAGCATGTAACATCGGTCAGCCTCGCAAATATGTATCAGTCAACACAATATTTAACATTTAGAGCCAATATATTGAATCCATATGACTTTAAAAAAGACagtagcatatatatatatatatatatataacccatACATTTGTAAAGACATTTTCATCTCTCTAACAAAATTTACTACTAATCATACAGCACTTATATTTCTCATCAGGGTAAAAGCCAGCTCTTAACATCATATTTAATGGAAAGCAAGTTGCTCTGGATACCATTGTTGTATTAATAAAGCCTCATATGTAGTAGCTCTAAAGCAGACGGCAAAGACAGTCTTTTAATCTCAGAATCAATGGAACAAGATATGTTTCAAAACATTTTGGAAATTTCTATTGGTCACTTCACCGACATATTAACAGTGACACTGGCAACAGGCATTTTTGAATCCTGTGTTTTCACAACAGATGTCATGGGGAAATGACAGTTGAATGAAATCCCCATAGCTTCACTTTAAGTCCTGTTAAATATCTTCATTAGTGTTCAAATAGAAATCACAcccaaaaaaatgacaaaaaaaaaatgaataatagaTGTTGAATGCACTGAAGGCATGAGTGGAGCACTGAGTGTTCTGATGAAGGAATGAAGGTGAACACTGGTGGGTGGATGGGGACaggacggtgtgtgtgtgtgtgtgtatatatatgtatgtgtgtgtgtcacctgaATTATTAGACATGTCAGTGACGTTGCAGTTTTCCAGCACAATCACTTCTTCACACGCTTAAGCATCACATCATGCCTCTGATGTCTATGATGTATCTTGtaccttctctctttcttgatgtctctctctctctctctctctctctctctctctctctctctctctctctctctcctttgatTTATCTCTGTACATATAGCTATAAGACACTCACATatgacagctctctctctctctctctctctctctctctctctctcctgttatTCTATTCTGTTTAAAGTTTCTGATAAATCATGTCCTATTTTCACCACTCTCTCTTCTATTGTAAAGGTTTCAAGCCCCTCTGGGACATCTCGTCCTATCTTTTCCTCCatttcttctctgtctctccttacATCAATCTGCAGCATCTCTTTCTCCATCTGcatctctcccctccctctctctgcattTTATTCTGAAGGCTTTcgtatcctctctctctctctctctctctctctctctctctctctctctctctctctctctctctctctctctctcagcccggGACAGAGGGCAGTgtttggttttaatgttgttattaatagtgtgtttctctctgagtcttACCACAGGAAGAAGAGCATTCCATTTCGGAGAAAAGGGGAAAAGGTGAAAAAAGCCAGTGGCTTCCTTcttctgtttgttgtttacCAAGCGACGCATTTTtcccaaaacacaaacaaacaagagaaccaaaaaaaaatccGCCCAAAAATTAGGGTCaacaaaaatgaccacaaaaaaaaaaaaagaagaaaaaaacaaccacaacGGAACGCCAATCAGATCACGGTGTTCTTCTCCCAAAGCGCGAGCAGATACCCAGCGAGCGCGAGAGAGTCACGCTCCCAAAACCCTCGGCTCGAGCGGGTTCtcgaagaggagaagagaatcCGTTTGGCGCGAGACAATCCGTCAGCATCCATCCGTGCGTGCAGCAGCAGGAGCGAGGGGCCGAGAAACggtgggggaagaaaaaaaaaaaaaaaaaaacaagaggaaGAAGTCTCGGATGATCGGCAGCCTCCGGGTCTCTCGTGTTTGCGCGCGCGCGCgccgtgtgtgtatgtgtatgtgaatgagagagagctCGGGTGCGCGCAACAGCGACTCAGCCCCGAGAATGTGTTGCGTATATTCCCAGGCAGCAGCAGGTTACCTACTCGGCTTTAATGGGCTCCAACTTTCCATCTCTAGCGCGCGCTTGAAGGGACGAGGGCGCGTGCACTgcaatgagagaaaagatggggagagagagagagagagagagagagagagagagagagagagagagagagagagagagactgcgatGAAATAAATAGTAATCATTTACGCATAGCAacatagtcacatatatatGCAGCTAACACAGTCAAAGGCGCGAGCGCAATCTCGCGCTCCATGGAAACGAATCGGAATGAGGAAAATTAAGGGAATTTTCACCgcaacgaaaaaaaaaaagaaaaaccgcGGACTGTCTCTCTGCAAAAGAGGGGGGaagcgaacacacacacacacacacacacacacacacacacacacactgtccctctctctcactgcaaTGAAACagagtctctctcacacacacacacacacacacacacacacacacacacacacacacaggctgtcGCTGCCCCGAAACAAACcaagaaagaataaaaacataaaaaaataaatcaaaacaaaatagAACCCCCACAAAACTGTATCCGAAAAAAGCGCGCGTGCACGAGCGCGCAATCCGTTAATTATGTCCAGCAAGCACAAATCAGTCCGTACATCTCCTTCCTCGCCGCTGatgcatcacacacactctgggcTGAGAGGCGAGGAAACGGGaactaaacaaatattaaatcaaataaataaataaataaataaataaataaataaataaataaataaataaatagaacacCCTAGAGTTTCTTGCTCTGGGTTTGACTCTGAAAAGCTCCGAGCCTCACACAGCGGCCAGAAGGTCTTCAGCAAGGAGCTTGGGATAAAAGGATGAAAgataaaaaaagataataaaaacacacaaacaaacctcaCCTCGTTTTTTAAAGCAGTTTGGTAGCATCCGAAAGAGAGAGAAGCCCGTGAAGGGAGAGCTTAAAGATTGTTGATCTGTCCTCCGTCTTCTCCGTGtgcttattctctctctctctctctctctctctctctctctctctctctctctctctctctctccttcccgaTAAGACCGAGGCAAACGAGGGGAGATGAAGACGTGATGGGAATGTAACgtcctctcctcttttctcttcttactctctctctctctctctctctctctctctctctcactctctctctcactctctctctctatccgtaatctgatagagtgtgtNNNNNNNNNNNNNNNNNNNNNNNNNNNNNNNNNNNNNNNNNNNNNNNNNNNNNNNNNNNNNNNNNNNNNNNNNNNNNNNNNNNNNNNNNNNNNNNNNNNNNNNNNNNNNNNNNNNNNNNNNNNNNNNNNNNNNNNNNNNNNNNNNNNNNNNNNNNNNNNNNNNNNNNNNNNNNNNNNNNNNNNNNNNNNNNNNNNNNNNNNNNNNNNNNNNNNNNNNNNNNNNNNNNNNNNNNNNNNNNNNNNNNNNNNNNNNNNNNNNNNNNNNNNNNNNNNNNNNNNNNNNNNNNNNNNNNNNNNNNNNNNNNNNNNNNNNNNNNNNNNNNNNNNNNNNNNNNNNNNNNNNNNNNNNNNNNNNNNNNNNNNNNNNNNNNNNNNNNNNNNNNNNNNNNNNNNNNNNNNNNNNNNNNNNNNNNNNNNNNNNNNNNNNNNNNNNNNNNNNNNNNNNNNNNNNNNNNNNNNNNNNNNNNNNNNNNNNNNNNNNNNNNNNNNNNNNNNNNNNNNNNNNNNNNNNNNNNNNNNNNNNNNNNNNNNNNNNNNNNNNNNNNNNNNNNNNNNNNNNNNNNNNNNNNNNNNNNNNNNNNNNNNNNNNNNNNNNNNNNNNNNNNNNNNNNNNNNNNNNNNNNNNNNNNNNNNNNNNNNNNNNNNNNNNNNNNNNNNNNNNNNNNNNNNNNNNNNNNNNNNNNNNNNNNNNNNNNNNNNNNNNNNNNNNNNNNNNNNNNNNNNNNNNNNNNNNNNNNNNNNNNNNNNNNNNNNNNNNNNNNNNNNNNNNNNNNNNNNNNNNNNNNNNNNNNNNNNNNNNNNNNNNNNNNNNNNNNNNNNNNNNNNNNNNNNNNNNNNNNNNNNNNNNNNNNNNNNNNNNNNNNNNNNNNNNNNNNNNNNNNNNNNNNNNNNNNNNNNNNNNNNNNNNNNNNNNNNNNNNNNNNNNNNNNNNNNNNNNNNNNNNNNNNNNNNNNNNNNNNNNNNNNNNNNNNNNNNNNNNNNNNNNNNNNNNNNNNNNNNNNNNNNNNNNNNNNNNNNNNNNNNNNNNNNNNNNNNNNNNNNNNNNNNNNNNNNNNNNNNNNNNNNNNNNNNNNNNNNNNNNNNNNNNNNNNNNNNNNNNNNNNNNNNNNNNNNNNNNNNNNNNNNNNNNNNNNNNNNNNNNNNNNNNNNNNNNNNNNNNNNNNNNNNNNNNNNNNNNNNNNNNNNNNNNNNNNNNNNNNNNNNNNNNNNNNNNNNNNNNNNNNNNNNNNNNNNNNNNNNNNNNNNNNNNNNNNNNNNNNNNNNNNNNNNNNNNNNNNNNNNNNNNNNNNNNNNNNNNNNNNNNNNNNNNNNNNNNNNNNNNNNNNNNNNNNNNNNNNNNNNNNNNNNNNNNNNNNNNNNNNNNNNNNNNNNNNNNNNNNNNNNNNNNNNNNNNNNNNNNNNNNNNNNNNNNNNNNNNNNNNNNNNNNNNNNNNNNNNNNNNNNNNNNNNNNNNNNNNNNNNNNNNNNNNNNNNNNNNNNNNNNNNNNNNNNNNNNNNNNNNNNNNNNNNNNNNNNNNNNNNNNNNNNNNNNNNNNNNNNNNNNNNNNNNNNNNNNNNNNNNNNNNNNNNNNNNNNNNNNNNNNNNNNNNNNNNNNNNNNNNNNNNNNNNNNNNNNNNNNNNNNNNNNNNNNNNNNNNNNNNNNNNNNNNNNNNNNNNNNNNNNNNNNNNNNNNNNNNNNNNNNNNNNNNNNNNNNNNNNNNNNNNNNNNNNNNNNNNNNNNNNNNNNNNNNNNNNNNNNNNNNNNNNNNNNNNNNNNNNNNNNNNNNNNNNNNNNNNNNNNNNNNNNNNNNNNNNNNNNNNNNNNNNNNNNNNNNNNNNNNNNNNNNNNNNNNNNNNNNNNNNNNNNNNNNNNNNNNNNNNNNNNNNNNNNNNNNNNNNNNNNNNNNNNNNNNNNNNNNNNNNNNNNNNNNNNNNNNNNNNNNNNNNNNNNNNNNNNNNNNNNNNNNNNNNNNNNNNNNNNNNNNNNNNNNNNNNNNNNNNNNNNNNNNNNNNNNNNNNNNNNNNNNNNNNNNNNNNNNNNNNNNNNNNNNNNNNNNNNNNNNNNNNNNNNNNNNNNNNNNNNNNNNNNNNNNNNNNNNNNNNNNNNNNNNNNNNNNNNNNNNNNNNNNNNNNNNNNNNNNNNNNNNNNNNNNNNNNNNNNNNNNNNNNNNNNNNNNNNNNNNNNNNNNNNNNNNNNNNNNNNNNNNNNNNNNNNNNNNNNNNNNNNNNNNNNNNNNNNNNNNNNNNNNNNNNNNNNNNNNNNNNNNNNNNNNNNNNNNNNNNNNNNNNNNNNNNNNNNNNNNNNNNNNNNNNNNNNNNNNNNNNNNNNNNNNNNNNNNNNNNNNNNNNNNNNNNNNNNNNNNNNNNNNNNNNNNNNNNNNNNNNNNNNNNNNNNNNNNNNNNNNNNNNNNNNNNNNNNNNNNNNNNNNNNNNNNNNNNNNNNNNNNNNNNNNNNNNNNNNNNNNNNNNNNNNNNNNNNNNNNNNNNNNNNNNNNNNNNNNNN is a window from the Hoplias malabaricus isolate fHopMal1 chromosome 11, fHopMal1.hap1, whole genome shotgun sequence genome containing:
- the slitrk3a gene encoding SLIT and NTRK-like protein 3, translating into MLWVTLLSSIALGCTTPIPLLDESEEVDEPCFDPCSCEVKEGVFHVHCDSKGFTNVSQISQTWTRPFKLNLQRNAMRRLYFNSFLHLNNAVSLNLGNNALQDIHAGAFNGLAILKKLFLHENKLEVFRNDTFLGLESLEYLQADYNVIKRIESGAFRNLHKLRVLILNDNLIPVLPSSLFRSVSLTHLDLRGNRLKNLPYQGTLEYVGRALMEIQLEENPWNCACEIVQLKSWLERIPYAALVGDVACEHPFHLHGKDLREITRRELCPTLSEAEIEAKYGVPRLQLVGERAWPTKPSSMLSSFHNTASSVEYRERHPKPTKRPRPTKTPPTARSIYPGPNQPPVPGYQTRPPIPIICPAGCTCNLHISDLGLTVNCKEKAFHNISELLPRPLNAKKLYLSGNLIQKIYRSDFWNFSSLDLLHLGNNRISYVQESAFINLPNLKSLYLNGNDIERLTPGMFRGLHALSYLYLEYNVIRELEPAAFSLMPNLQLVFLNDNLLRALPADAFAGTSLARLNLRNNYFLHLPVEGVLEHLRAVVQVDLQQNPWDCTCAIVPLKRWVEKLSSVIVVGEVICRTPESHTGKDLRSLEAEVICPELKYAAPSSPALDVTSQSTSGSGHASPSSAGSAVPLSVLILSLLVLFICAVFAAAGLFAFVLRRRRNKDVPFRKRQEVDLTGIQMQFEERATAATPEKPPGHVYDYIPHPVAHMCNNPIYKPREGEMEAEQKENGGTSYRTLLEKEQEWTAAVSTSQLNTIVTVDRSRLHENGLLCPSAIDSQQRSPQAVGFVDCLYSTAPRLKHVHMAHAHPPGVQYPDVQQDARLKETLLFAGGKGFPEQSQSEYLELRAKLQTKPDYLEVLEKSYRF